One genomic segment of Gimesia sp. includes these proteins:
- a CDS encoding MarC family protein translates to MWENILKDFIYLWAVIDPVGSIPVFIAVTAGTSRAVQRKIALRAIITAALVLILFIVGGQLLLEQLDIPLAAFQIAGGLVLFLFALTMIFGESKPESEIEESNRANYHQNKAVFPLAIPSIASPGAMMAVVLITDNHRFHVGEQLLATVTMLAVLIITYGFLLLAGPIQKAIGDAGASIVSRISGLILASVAVDSVLSGIKSYFAL, encoded by the coding sequence ATGTGGGAAAACATTCTCAAGGATTTTATCTACCTCTGGGCGGTTATCGATCCTGTGGGGAGTATTCCGGTTTTTATCGCCGTGACTGCAGGGACCAGCAGAGCGGTGCAACGTAAAATCGCGTTGCGTGCCATTATTACTGCGGCGCTCGTGCTGATTCTATTTATTGTCGGCGGTCAACTGTTGCTGGAGCAGTTGGATATTCCCCTCGCCGCATTTCAGATTGCCGGGGGACTGGTGCTGTTTCTGTTTGCGCTGACGATGATTTTTGGCGAGAGTAAACCTGAGTCAGAGATCGAAGAATCGAATCGTGCCAACTATCACCAGAATAAAGCGGTTTTTCCACTGGCGATTCCTTCGATTGCCTCTCCCGGAGCAATGATGGCAGTGGTTCTGATCACGGACAATCACCGGTTTCATGTGGGTGAACAGCTTCTCGCTACGGTCACAATGCTGGCTGTCCTGATCATCACTTACGGCTTTCTATTGCTGGCCGGACCAATTCAGAAAGCGATTGGTGATGCCGGGGCGAGTATTGTGAGCCGGATCAGTGGACTCATTCTGGCATCAGTGGCCGTTGATAGTGTATTAAGTGGAATCAAAAGCTACTTTGCTCTGTAA
- a CDS encoding sulfatase: MLRSLVFACLFCWMPGLHTPISAAPDRPNIVLFFIDDLGWRDVGYMGSDFYETPHIDQLAQESMRFSSAYAAAPNCAPSRACLMSGQYTPRHGVYTVGDPARGNDRYRKLIPAKNNVVLADRFVTIAETLSQAGYQCASIGKWHLGKSPRSQGFQVNIAGNQSGSPRGGYFSPYRNSQLSNGDPGEYLTDRLTAEACSFIKDNVDSPFFLYLTHYAVHTPLQAKEEYKKHFEDKPAGKLHQHATYAAMIKSMDDSIGRVLQTLKKHKLEENTVVVFTSDNGGYGPATTMKPLRGSKGMLYEGGIRVPLLIKWPGVTQAGSSSEVPVINLDLYPTFLDLSEIPVPQDYQLDGESLVPLLKDPQSSLKKRSLFWHFPAYLQKYQGMQQRFRTTPVSVIRQGEWKLLEFFEDGHRELYNTRSDIGETMNLIDSQPEKAAALIRELHRWQKQVQAAIPSEPNPHYQQDN; encoded by the coding sequence ATGCTTCGCTCGCTGGTTTTTGCCTGCCTGTTCTGCTGGATGCCTGGTCTGCATACGCCAATCTCCGCTGCTCCTGACAGACCGAACATTGTCCTGTTTTTCATCGACGACCTGGGCTGGCGTGACGTCGGCTACATGGGCAGTGACTTCTACGAAACCCCGCATATTGACCAGCTCGCACAGGAATCAATGCGATTTTCCTCGGCTTATGCAGCAGCACCGAATTGCGCACCGAGTCGAGCCTGCCTGATGTCGGGACAATACACGCCCCGACATGGCGTTTACACAGTCGGTGACCCGGCACGCGGTAATGACCGCTATCGCAAGCTGATCCCAGCTAAAAATAATGTCGTACTGGCAGATCGATTCGTGACGATTGCAGAGACACTTTCCCAGGCCGGTTACCAGTGTGCCAGCATTGGCAAGTGGCATCTCGGCAAGTCACCGCGTTCTCAGGGATTTCAGGTGAATATCGCCGGGAATCAGTCGGGCAGTCCGCGGGGCGGTTACTTCAGTCCCTATCGCAATTCGCAACTCTCAAATGGAGATCCGGGGGAATACCTGACAGATCGACTGACCGCTGAAGCCTGCAGTTTCATCAAGGATAACGTGGACTCACCTTTTTTCCTCTACCTCACACATTATGCAGTGCACACACCGCTGCAGGCCAAAGAGGAATATAAGAAACATTTTGAAGACAAACCTGCAGGCAAGCTGCATCAGCATGCAACGTATGCGGCGATGATTAAAAGCATGGATGACAGTATCGGTCGTGTTCTTCAGACGTTGAAAAAACATAAGCTGGAAGAGAACACGGTTGTCGTCTTCACTTCAGACAATGGTGGTTATGGTCCCGCGACCACGATGAAACCTCTCCGTGGTTCCAAGGGTATGTTGTATGAGGGAGGTATCCGTGTGCCGCTGCTTATCAAGTGGCCTGGTGTGACTCAGGCAGGGAGTTCCAGTGAAGTACCTGTGATCAATCTGGATCTCTACCCGACTTTTCTGGATCTGTCGGAGATTCCGGTTCCACAAGATTACCAGTTAGACGGCGAAAGTCTGGTCCCCCTGTTGAAAGATCCACAAAGCAGCCTGAAAAAACGGTCTCTGTTCTGGCACTTTCCGGCTTATCTGCAAAAATACCAGGGCATGCAGCAGCGATTTCGTACAACGCCAGTCTCAGTCATTCGACAGGGAGAATGGAAGCTGCTGGAGTTTTTTGAAGACGGGCATCGGGAACTTTATAACACCCGCAGTGACATCGGCGAAACGATGAACCTGATTGACAGCCAGCCGGAAAAAGCAGCAGCTCTCATCAGGGAACTGCATCGCTGGCAGAAACAGGTCCAAGCGGCGATTCCTTCCGAGCCCAACCCGCACTATCAACAGGATAACTGA
- a CDS encoding Gfo/Idh/MocA family oxidoreductase, producing MVDKIKVGQIGVGHPHAGGKMQAFRKSADYEVVGVVEPDPQLRKYAESTGIYQGLPFLTEEQLLNIDGLQAVAVETEVPDLLNTAETCIRAGKHIHLDKPAGLSLPHFKRILDQAAQKHLLLQMGYMYRYNPGVVLLRDLLQKGWLGEPFEVHTVISKKMDSASRTKLEPQPGGMMFELGCHVIDLVVQILGRPENVTAFSQHASQIDDQLQDNMLAVFQYPRALATVKSSCNEVDGFNRRHILVCGSEGTYHLQPFARPKAILTLEKAKGKYRKGAQEISFDGYTRYQDDVADMARIIRREKDMDFSYQHDLDVQETVLKSASLPIT from the coding sequence ATGGTAGACAAGATCAAAGTCGGACAGATCGGTGTCGGACACCCTCACGCCGGCGGTAAAATGCAGGCCTTTCGCAAGTCAGCCGACTATGAAGTTGTAGGCGTTGTAGAACCCGATCCACAACTTCGCAAGTATGCAGAATCGACGGGCATTTACCAGGGGCTCCCGTTTCTGACGGAAGAGCAACTGCTCAATATCGATGGTCTGCAGGCGGTCGCCGTGGAAACCGAGGTCCCCGACCTGTTGAATACTGCGGAAACCTGCATTCGGGCGGGCAAACACATCCATCTCGACAAACCGGCGGGACTTTCATTGCCCCACTTCAAACGAATTCTGGATCAGGCAGCCCAGAAACACCTGCTGCTGCAGATGGGTTATATGTATCGCTACAATCCCGGCGTGGTGCTGCTGCGAGATCTCCTGCAGAAAGGCTGGCTGGGTGAACCGTTTGAAGTACACACGGTCATCAGCAAGAAAATGGATTCTGCCAGTCGGACTAAACTGGAACCCCAGCCGGGAGGAATGATGTTTGAACTGGGGTGCCATGTGATCGACCTGGTCGTTCAGATTCTGGGCCGCCCCGAAAACGTCACTGCGTTCTCACAGCATGCGTCCCAGATCGATGATCAACTGCAGGACAACATGCTGGCTGTGTTTCAATATCCCCGGGCACTGGCCACGGTGAAATCGAGCTGTAATGAAGTAGATGGTTTCAACCGACGCCACATTCTTGTCTGTGGTTCCGAAGGCACTTATCATCTGCAACCATTCGCACGACCGAAGGCAATACTGACTCTTGAGAAAGCCAAAGGCAAGTACAGAAAAGGGGCACAGGAAATCTCTTTCGACGGTTATACCCGTTATCAGGATGATGTAGCAGACATGGCTCGAATCATCCGACGTGAAAAAGATATGGACTTTTCCTATCAACATGATCTCGACGTGCAGGAAACTGTGCTTAAATCAGCAAGTCTTCCGATCACCTGA